In Candidatus Zixiibacteriota bacterium, a genomic segment contains:
- the rlmD gene encoding 23S rRNA (uracil(1939)-C(5))-methyltransferase RlmD: MGRIIEIDIEDLAYNGKSIGYDNGKVTFVKGGLPGERVEALIIKSRRNYNQAKLLKIITKAPERIEAVCKHYDICGGCIWQDLEYTRQLYYKRRQVIACLEHVGGLKDINVEEITPSPDVFFYRNKMEYSFHVLATRDGREQFVLGLHERGRFDHIFDIEECHLQSQLSNRIVRKLREIIGELSIPVYDLITHRGFMRFVIIREGKNTGQVMVNIVTGEGDFKNKDEFTSRLIAAFPEITTIAWTVNPEKSNIARGEVREILRGPGYIYEEILGYKFRINPGAFFQTNSRQTEALYRCAIELADIKTGDTVLDLYCGAGTIGICASENADEIVGIEIEEESVTAAVENAKINNLGNCSFYCGPVRKVMLDNNLKNKSFSAIFLDPPRAGMHPKALKRLLEIGAQRIIYISCNPATFSRDAAEIVNSGYNLEKIVPFDMFPHTMHIELISLFTTS; this comes from the coding sequence ATGGGACGGATAATTGAAATAGACATTGAGGATTTGGCTTATAACGGCAAATCGATTGGGTACGATAACGGCAAAGTGACTTTTGTCAAGGGGGGCTTGCCGGGGGAACGGGTCGAAGCGCTGATTATTAAATCCAGGAGAAATTATAATCAGGCGAAACTTTTAAAAATTATTACCAAAGCGCCGGAGCGAATCGAAGCGGTCTGTAAGCATTATGATATATGCGGCGGTTGTATCTGGCAGGACTTAGAGTATACGCGGCAGCTTTATTATAAGCGTCGCCAGGTTATAGCCTGCCTTGAGCATGTCGGAGGTTTGAAGGATATTAATGTTGAGGAGATAACTCCTTCTCCGGATGTTTTCTTTTATCGCAATAAAATGGAATATTCATTTCATGTTCTGGCGACTCGGGACGGGCGGGAGCAGTTCGTATTGGGACTGCATGAGCGAGGGCGGTTTGACCACATTTTTGATATCGAGGAATGTCACCTGCAATCGCAATTATCCAACCGCATCGTGCGAAAATTGCGGGAAATAATCGGGGAATTATCAATACCGGTTTATGATTTGATTACACATCGGGGATTTATGAGGTTTGTGATTATTCGGGAGGGAAAAAATACGGGACAGGTGATGGTGAATATCGTCACCGGTGAAGGGGATTTCAAAAATAAAGATGAGTTTACGTCTCGACTTATTGCCGCCTTTCCTGAAATTACGACTATAGCGTGGACGGTCAATCCGGAAAAGTCGAATATTGCCAGGGGCGAGGTCAGGGAGATATTGCGTGGTCCCGGGTATATTTATGAAGAGATACTCGGGTATAAATTTCGTATAAATCCGGGAGCGTTTTTTCAAACTAACAGCCGTCAGACTGAAGCTTTATATCGTTGTGCGATTGAGCTGGCCGATATTAAAACCGGTGATACGGTTCTTGATTTGTATTGCGGGGCGGGAACGATTGGAATTTGCGCGTCGGAAAACGCGGATGAAATTGTGGGGATTGAAATTGAGGAAGAATCGGTCACGGCGGCTGTTGAAAATGCGAAAATAAATAATCTGGGAAATTGCTCGTTTTATTGCGGACCGGTTCGCAAAGTTATGCTCGATAATAATCTGAAGAATAAATCATTTTCTGCGATATTTTTAGATCCGCCTCGAGCCGGTATGCACCCTAAAGCGTTAAAACGTTTGCTTGAGATTGGGGCTCAACGGATTATCTATATTTCCTGCAACCCGGCTACTTTTTCAAGAGACGCGGCGGAAATCGTCAATAGCGGGTATAATCTCGAAAAAATAGTCCCTTTTGATATGTTTCCACATACGATGCATATTGAGCTTATTTCTCTCTTTACAACTTCGTAA
- a CDS encoding cation diffusion facilitator family transporter, with amino-acid sequence MSGNHSDSQKISSKKIGWTILLNLVITAAEFIGGILSGSLALLSDAGHNLSDVIALVLAWLGAKGAAMKPTKRSTYGFKRLEVVTAFINAVSLAAIAVYIIYEAFERYNDPRPINSAIMLSVAAIGLLGNLFSVWILHRDRNRTINNRAAFIHMLYDAVSSVAVIIGGIIIMFSGWYLLDLILSVFIAFMILWSNIDILKEASGIFMEAVPRGIDIDEVEKSISNLPGIRGVHHTHIWSISSSQIALSCHIVLNQSDCRGCTEIIGKIHNLLGDRFGIDHATIQPEGDFCPESSRPINLDKADRK; translated from the coding sequence ATGAGCGGAAATCATTCAGATAGCCAAAAGATCAGTTCGAAAAAGATCGGGTGGACGATCTTATTGAATCTGGTCATCACGGCGGCGGAATTCATTGGTGGGATACTCTCGGGTTCTCTGGCTCTATTATCCGATGCCGGACATAATCTGTCGGATGTAATCGCCCTGGTGCTGGCCTGGCTGGGAGCCAAAGGCGCCGCGATGAAACCGACCAAACGGTCAACTTACGGTTTCAAACGACTCGAAGTGGTTACGGCCTTTATCAACGCCGTGTCATTGGCGGCAATCGCGGTGTATATCATTTATGAGGCGTTTGAGCGGTATAATGATCCTCGGCCAATCAACAGCGCCATTATGCTTTCGGTGGCGGCGATTGGGCTTCTCGGAAACCTGTTTTCGGTTTGGATTTTGCATCGCGACAGGAACAGGACAATAAATAATCGAGCCGCTTTTATCCATATGCTTTATGACGCAGTGTCATCCGTGGCGGTAATAATTGGCGGTATAATAATCATGTTCTCGGGCTGGTATCTCCTTGATTTAATTCTTTCGGTTTTTATCGCTTTTATGATTTTGTGGTCCAACATCGATATTCTCAAAGAGGCTTCCGGGATTTTCATGGAAGCCGTACCCAGAGGTATCGATATCGATGAAGTAGAAAAATCCATATCGAATTTGCCCGGAATAAGAGGCGTGCATCATACTCATATCTGGTCGATATCCAGTTCGCAGATTGCGTTGTCTTGCCATATTGTTCTGAATCAGTCGGATTGCCGGGGTTGTACGGAGATAATCGGGAAGATACATAATCTTTTGGGCGACAGATTCGGTATTGATCATGCGACGATTCAACCGGAGGGAGATTTTTGTCCCGAGTCGTCGCGGCCGATAAATCTCGATAAAGCGGATCGCAAATAA